Proteins encoded together in one Streptomyces umbrinus window:
- a CDS encoding aminotransferase-like domain-containing protein, whose translation MVKSWATFGVDLHVDVTGTGSGLRKGLTDALRAAVRGGRLAPGTRLPSSRSLAADLGIARNTVADAYADLVAEGWLTARQGSGTRVAERAVVAPASAPPRPRTPGGPAYDLVPGTPDLASFPRAEWLKASRRALAAAPYDALGYGDPRGRVELRTALAGYLARARGVRADPERILICSGFAHGLMLLGAVLRQRGAGALAMESYGLDVHWKLVERAGLRSVNLPFDELGTRTEELTGGGPGGSGDGSGSWDGNGGGPGSGRGSGGGLGSRGRAGSGGKGGAGGVAAVLLTPAHQFPMGVPLHPDRRAAVVDWARRTGGLILEDDYDGEFRYDRQPVGALQGLDPDHVVYMGTASKALAPGLRLGWLVLPPALAAEVTAAKGGADWSCGVLDQLTLAEFITSGAYDRHVRASRLRYRRRRDHLVSALAAHAPSVTATGIAAGFHAVLQLPPGTEQSVVRAAVWQGLAVHGLTRYRHPSATAPPLDALVVGYGTPTDSGWPGTLEALVRALP comes from the coding sequence ATGGTGAAATCCTGGGCCACTTTCGGGGTGGATCTGCATGTCGACGTGACGGGCACCGGCTCCGGCCTGCGCAAAGGCCTGACGGACGCGCTGCGGGCCGCGGTGCGAGGCGGACGGCTCGCGCCCGGGACCCGGCTGCCGTCGTCACGCTCCCTCGCGGCCGATCTGGGCATCGCGCGCAACACCGTCGCCGACGCGTACGCCGACCTCGTGGCCGAGGGCTGGCTCACCGCCCGCCAGGGCTCCGGCACGCGGGTCGCCGAGCGTGCGGTGGTGGCACCGGCCTCCGCCCCGCCCCGGCCGCGTACGCCCGGCGGCCCGGCGTACGACCTCGTCCCCGGCACCCCCGACCTCGCCTCCTTCCCGCGCGCCGAGTGGCTCAAGGCATCCCGCCGGGCCCTCGCGGCGGCCCCGTACGACGCTCTCGGATACGGGGACCCGCGCGGCCGCGTCGAACTGCGCACCGCGCTCGCGGGCTACCTCGCCCGGGCCCGCGGCGTACGCGCCGACCCCGAACGCATCCTCATCTGCTCCGGGTTCGCACACGGCCTGATGCTGCTCGGCGCGGTGCTGCGACAGCGGGGCGCGGGGGCGCTGGCGATGGAGTCGTACGGACTCGACGTGCACTGGAAGCTGGTGGAGCGGGCGGGCCTGCGTTCGGTGAACCTGCCGTTCGACGAACTGGGCACACGGACCGAGGAGTTGACCGGGGGAGGGCCTGGCGGGAGCGGGGATGGAAGTGGGAGCTGGGATGGAAATGGGGGCGGGCCTGGGAGCGGCAGGGGGAGTGGCGGCGGGCTGGGGAGCCGGGGCAGGGCTGGGAGCGGGGGCAAGGGCGGGGCCGGTGGTGTGGCGGCGGTGCTGCTGACTCCCGCCCATCAGTTCCCCATGGGCGTGCCTCTGCACCCCGACCGACGTGCCGCGGTCGTCGACTGGGCGCGGCGGACGGGCGGGCTGATCCTGGAGGACGACTACGACGGGGAGTTCCGCTACGACCGGCAGCCGGTGGGCGCGCTCCAGGGCCTCGACCCGGACCACGTGGTGTACATGGGCACCGCCAGCAAGGCCCTGGCCCCCGGCCTGCGCCTGGGCTGGCTGGTCCTGCCGCCGGCCCTGGCGGCCGAGGTCACGGCGGCGAAGGGCGGCGCGGACTGGTCGTGCGGTGTCCTGGACCAGTTGACCCTGGCGGAGTTCATCACATCGGGCGCGTACGACCGCCATGTGCGCGCCTCGCGCCTTCGTTACCGCCGTCGCCGCGACCACCTCGTCTCGGCCCTGGCCGCCCACGCGCCCTCGGTGACGGCGACCGGTATCGCGGCCGGCTTCCACGCGGTACTCCAACTCCCGCCCGGCACCGAGCAGTCGGTCGTCCGCGCGGCGGTCTGGCAGGGCCTGGCGGTCCACGGCCTGACCCGCTACCGCCACCCGTCCGCCACGGCCCCACCCCTGGACGCACTGGTCGTGGGGTACGGAACGCCGACGGACAGCGGATGGCCGGGAACACTGGAGGCCCTGGTCAGGGCGCTGCCCTAG
- a CDS encoding carboxymuconolactone decarboxylase family protein, protein MTTNTTATEATADTATDIPQDTPLAPEHTPRLQWTEFAPEVYKAMVRLDAAARKGVDPVLLELVKIRASQLNHCAFCLDMHTKDAFAAGESVERIVQLSAWEESRHFYTEKELAALALTEAVTVLTDGFVPDEVYETAARHFDEAELTQLIAAITVINAWNRFGVTCRLVAGHYTAGQYK, encoded by the coding sequence ATGACGACGAACACCACCGCCACCGAGGCCACCGCAGACACCGCCACCGACATCCCGCAGGACACCCCGCTCGCCCCCGAGCACACCCCCCGGCTCCAGTGGACCGAGTTCGCCCCCGAGGTCTACAAGGCCATGGTCAGGCTGGACGCGGCCGCCCGGAAGGGCGTCGACCCGGTGCTGCTGGAGCTGGTGAAGATCCGCGCGTCGCAGCTCAACCACTGCGCGTTCTGCCTCGACATGCACACGAAGGACGCGTTCGCGGCGGGCGAGAGCGTCGAGCGGATCGTCCAGCTCAGCGCGTGGGAGGAGTCACGGCACTTCTACACGGAGAAAGAACTCGCCGCGCTCGCGCTCACCGAGGCCGTGACGGTCCTGACGGACGGCTTCGTGCCGGACGAGGTGTACGAGACCGCCGCCCGCCACTTCGACGAGGCCGAGCTGACCCAGCTCATCGCCGCCATCACGGTGATCAACGCCTGGAACCGCTTCGGCGTGACCTGCCGTCTCGTGGCCGGCCACTACACGGCCGGGCAGTACAAGTAG
- a CDS encoding ABC transporter substrate-binding protein, with protein MTGTRMTGALAAGCSLLVLTTAGCGAADMTKQASPFANAQGARTVTLSVQSWVGAQANVAVAQYLLEHELGYRVDTVQVDEVPAWDALSQGRVDAILEDWGHPEQEQRYVKDKKTIVNGGGLGVTGHIGWFVPTYFAKQHPDVTNWKNLNKYADQLRTPESGGKGQLLDGSPSYVTNDKALVKNLDLDLQVVFAGSEAAQITQMRQFAKEKKPFLTYWYSPQWLFKKVPMTEVKLPAYKEGCDADPEKVACAYPHTPLQKYLNTDFAESGGKAAAFLKKFKWTTEDQNEVSLMIADQKLTPEEAARKWAEGHESTWKAWLPS; from the coding sequence ATGACCGGTACGCGCATGACGGGCGCTCTGGCCGCCGGCTGCTCCCTGCTGGTGCTGACGACGGCCGGCTGCGGAGCCGCCGACATGACCAAGCAGGCCTCGCCCTTCGCCAACGCGCAGGGGGCCAGGACGGTGACCCTGTCCGTGCAGTCGTGGGTCGGCGCACAGGCCAACGTGGCCGTCGCGCAGTACCTGTTGGAGCACGAGCTGGGCTATCGCGTCGACACCGTCCAGGTCGACGAGGTCCCCGCGTGGGACGCGCTCAGCCAGGGCCGGGTCGACGCGATCCTGGAGGACTGGGGCCACCCCGAGCAGGAACAGCGGTACGTCAAGGACAAGAAGACGATCGTGAACGGCGGCGGCCTCGGCGTCACCGGGCACATCGGCTGGTTCGTACCGACGTACTTCGCGAAGCAGCACCCCGACGTGACCAACTGGAAGAACCTGAACAAGTACGCCGACCAGCTCCGCACCCCCGAGAGCGGCGGCAAGGGGCAGTTGCTCGACGGCTCACCCTCCTACGTCACGAACGACAAGGCGCTGGTGAAGAACCTGGACCTCGACCTCCAGGTGGTGTTCGCCGGTTCGGAGGCGGCCCAGATCACCCAGATGCGCCAGTTCGCCAAGGAGAAGAAGCCGTTCCTGACCTACTGGTACTCACCCCAGTGGCTCTTCAAGAAGGTCCCCATGACGGAGGTGAAGCTGCCCGCCTACAAGGAGGGCTGCGACGCCGACCCGGAGAAGGTCGCCTGCGCCTATCCGCACACCCCGCTGCAGAAGTACCTGAACACGGACTTCGCGGAGAGCGGCGGCAAGGCGGCGGCCTTCCTGAAGAAGTTCAAGTGGACGACCGAGGACCAGAACGAGGTCTCCCTGATGATCGCCGACCAGAAGCTGACGCCCGAGGAGGCGGCGCGGAAGTGGGCCGAGGGCCATGAGTCCACGTGGAAGGCGTGGCTGCCGAGCTAG
- a CDS encoding ABC transporter permease has protein sequence MATITAAAPRSGLPGFLRHPATGKLLLLAVAAAVLVPLANARWASGSWPNALTIDLTEPLGKASDWVIDNRDSHPLFLYFFGYVSNAVVLSVRAVYLVLLAAGWAGVTAAAALVAWRVAGVRLALGTGAAFLACGLLGMWIPTMQTLALMVVAVLASVVLGVLLGLAAGLSDRTYRALRPVLDTMQVFPAYAYLLPVVLVFGMGVPAAVLATVVYAAPPMARLTALGLRGADAGVMEAVESLGTTARQRLLTARIPLARKELLLGLNQTIMMALSMAVIASVIGAAGLGDRVYQALASVDVGAALAAGIPIVLLAVVLDRVTGAAGSVTSAASTGVGPGEPRSRWTGWAYAAVAAVAVAVAGRLTDRLDWPEAWLVNIAEPVNRAVDWMTDHLYSGVPYVGGTADWAGHFTTWVLDPMRDGLQWLPWWSVLLIVAALAWLIGTWRTAVTAVLAMAAIGVLGVWGPSLDTLSQVLAAVAVTLVLGFATGIAAARSERCERVLRPFLDVFQTMPQFVYLIPVVALFGVGRAPAVAAAVVYALPAVVRITTQGLRQVDPAAMESSRSMGATGWQQLRQVQLPLARPALLLALNQGVVLVLAVVIIGGLVGGGALGYDVVFGLAQGDLATGLVAGAAIVCLGLMLDRVTQPTDRRTKKGA, from the coding sequence ATGGCCACGATCACCGCGGCCGCTCCCCGGAGCGGTCTCCCCGGCTTCCTCAGGCACCCCGCCACCGGCAAGCTCCTGCTGCTCGCCGTCGCGGCGGCGGTCCTCGTCCCGTTGGCCAACGCCCGCTGGGCCAGCGGCAGTTGGCCGAACGCCCTCACCATCGACCTCACCGAACCCCTCGGCAAGGCCAGCGACTGGGTCATCGACAACCGCGACAGCCACCCGCTGTTCCTCTACTTCTTCGGGTACGTCTCCAACGCGGTCGTCCTCTCCGTACGCGCCGTCTACCTCGTTTTGCTCGCCGCCGGCTGGGCGGGCGTCACGGCCGCGGCGGCACTGGTCGCCTGGCGGGTCGCGGGGGTACGGCTGGCGCTCGGCACGGGCGCCGCGTTCCTGGCCTGCGGGCTGCTCGGCATGTGGATCCCCACCATGCAGACGCTCGCACTCATGGTGGTCGCGGTCCTCGCGTCCGTCGTGCTCGGCGTGCTCCTCGGCCTCGCGGCCGGGCTCTCCGACCGTACGTACCGCGCGCTGCGCCCCGTACTCGACACCATGCAGGTGTTCCCTGCCTACGCGTACCTCCTGCCGGTCGTCCTCGTCTTCGGCATGGGTGTCCCGGCCGCGGTGCTGGCCACCGTCGTGTACGCGGCCCCGCCCATGGCCCGGCTCACCGCGCTCGGTCTGCGCGGCGCCGACGCCGGGGTGATGGAGGCCGTCGAGTCCCTGGGCACCACGGCCCGGCAGCGGCTCCTCACGGCCCGTATCCCGCTCGCCCGCAAGGAACTCCTCCTCGGCCTCAACCAGACGATCATGATGGCCCTGTCCATGGCCGTCATCGCGTCCGTCATCGGCGCGGCCGGCCTCGGTGACCGCGTCTACCAGGCGCTCGCCTCGGTCGACGTGGGCGCGGCGCTCGCGGCCGGCATCCCGATCGTGCTGCTCGCGGTCGTCCTCGACCGGGTGACGGGAGCGGCGGGATCCGTGACTTCGGCGGCATCCACGGGCGTCGGGCCCGGCGAGCCCAGGTCCCGCTGGACCGGCTGGGCCTACGCGGCTGTCGCGGCGGTGGCCGTCGCGGTCGCCGGACGCCTCACCGACCGCCTGGACTGGCCCGAGGCCTGGCTCGTGAACATCGCCGAGCCCGTCAACAGGGCCGTCGACTGGATGACGGACCACCTCTACTCCGGCGTCCCCTACGTGGGCGGCACCGCCGACTGGGCGGGCCACTTCACCACCTGGGTCCTGGACCCGATGAGGGACGGCCTGCAGTGGCTGCCCTGGTGGTCGGTCCTGCTGATCGTCGCCGCGCTCGCCTGGCTGATCGGCACCTGGCGCACCGCGGTCACCGCCGTCCTCGCGATGGCCGCGATCGGTGTGCTCGGAGTGTGGGGTCCGTCCCTCGACACGCTGTCGCAGGTCCTCGCGGCCGTGGCCGTCACCCTGGTCCTGGGCTTCGCGACCGGCATCGCGGCTGCCAGGAGCGAGCGCTGCGAACGTGTGCTGCGCCCCTTCCTGGACGTCTTCCAGACGATGCCGCAGTTCGTGTACCTCATCCCCGTCGTCGCGCTTTTCGGCGTGGGCCGCGCCCCGGCGGTCGCCGCCGCGGTCGTCTACGCCCTGCCCGCCGTCGTCCGCATCACCACACAGGGCCTGCGCCAGGTCGACCCGGCGGCCATGGAGTCCTCGCGCTCGATGGGCGCGACGGGCTGGCAGCAACTGCGCCAGGTCCAGCTGCCGTTGGCCCGTCCCGCACTGCTGCTCGCGCTCAACCAGGGCGTCGTCCTCGTCCTCGCCGTCGTCATCATCGGCGGTCTGGTCGGCGGTGGCGCACTCGGCTACGACGTCGTGTTCGGGCTCGCCCAGGGCGACTTGGCCACGGGCCTGGTGGCCGGCGCGGCGATCGTCTGCCTCGGCCTGATGCTCGACCGGGTGACCCAGCCGACGGACCGCCGCACGAAGAAGGGAGCCTGA
- a CDS encoding quaternary amine ABC transporter ATP-binding protein yields MSSTSTDVQDAAFERTDAERAGTAPVFAVEGLWKVFGPKADRVPADPELAALTPAELRSRTGCTAAVRDVSFDVRKGEVFVVMGLSGSGKSTLVRCLTRLIEPTAGSIVIDGEDVRAMDKARLRELRRHRAAMVFQHFGLLPHRTVLDNVAYGLEVQGVGKRERREKAQEVVTKVGLEGMEHRRPGQLSGGQQQRVGLARALAVDPEVLLFDEPFSALDPLIRRDMQEEVVRLHHEEGRTMVFITHDLNEALRLGDRIALMRDGRVVQLGTPEEIVGSPADDYVREFVRDVPREQVMTVRRAMRAASAQEAGEGPALAPQATVSEAIEAVARTGQTARVVDRGRCLGVVDSDALLGVVAGTGGQFADEAADATDGSGAGSAAPAPDQGDGTAESAREQGDGTAESAREGVA; encoded by the coding sequence ATGAGCAGTACGTCAACCGATGTTCAGGATGCCGCTTTCGAGCGCACGGATGCCGAGCGCGCGGGCACTGCCCCCGTCTTCGCCGTCGAGGGGCTCTGGAAGGTCTTCGGCCCCAAGGCCGACCGCGTCCCCGCCGACCCCGAGCTCGCGGCCCTCACCCCGGCCGAACTCCGGTCCCGTACCGGCTGCACGGCCGCCGTCCGGGACGTGAGCTTCGACGTGCGCAAGGGCGAGGTCTTCGTCGTCATGGGCCTGTCCGGCTCGGGCAAGTCCACCCTCGTACGCTGTCTGACCCGGCTCATCGAGCCGACGGCCGGCTCGATCGTCATCGACGGCGAGGACGTCCGCGCCATGGACAAGGCCCGGCTGCGCGAACTGCGCCGCCACCGCGCCGCCATGGTCTTCCAGCACTTCGGCCTCCTGCCGCACCGGACCGTGCTCGACAACGTCGCGTACGGGCTCGAAGTCCAGGGCGTCGGCAAGCGCGAGCGCCGCGAGAAGGCGCAGGAGGTCGTCACCAAGGTCGGCCTCGAAGGCATGGAGCACCGGCGGCCCGGCCAGCTCTCCGGCGGCCAGCAGCAGCGCGTCGGACTGGCCCGGGCGCTCGCCGTGGACCCCGAGGTCCTGCTGTTCGACGAGCCGTTCAGCGCGCTCGACCCGCTGATCCGGCGCGACATGCAGGAGGAGGTCGTCCGGCTCCACCACGAGGAGGGCCGCACGATGGTCTTCATCACCCACGACCTGAACGAGGCCCTGCGCCTGGGCGACCGCATCGCCCTCATGCGCGACGGCCGCGTCGTCCAGCTCGGCACGCCCGAGGAGATCGTGGGCTCGCCCGCCGACGACTACGTACGCGAGTTCGTACGCGACGTGCCGCGCGAGCAGGTCATGACGGTACGGCGGGCCATGCGGGCCGCGTCCGCGCAGGAGGCGGGCGAGGGTCCGGCCCTCGCGCCCCAGGCCACGGTCTCCGAGGCCATCGAGGCGGTCGCGCGCACCGGACAGACCGCCCGCGTGGTGGACCGGGGACGCTGCCTCGGGGTCGTCGACTCGGACGCGCTGCTGGGGGTGGTGGCGGGGACCGGCGGGCAGTTCGCCGATGAGGCCGCCGATGCGACTGATGGTTCGGGTGCCGGTTCGGCCGCGCCCGCTCCCGACCAGGGCGACGGAACGGCCGAGTCCGCCCGGGAGCAGGGCGACGGAACGGCCGAGTCCGCTCGCGAGGGGGTGGCCTGA
- a CDS encoding GMC family oxidoreductase yields the protein MPEEQNTYDYVVIGGGTAGSVIASRLTENPDVTVAVIEGGPSDVGRDDVLTLRRWMGLLGGELDYDYPTTEQPRGNSHIRHSRARVLGGCSSHNTLIAFKPLPSDWDEWEAAGAKGWGAVPMEAYFPRLRNNIVPVDEKDRNAIARDFVDAARSALEVPRVEGFNKQPFTEGVGFFDLAYHPENNKRSSASVAYLHPFMDERPNLHILLETWAYRLELDGTRARGVHVRTKDGEEVLVRARNEVLLCAGAVDSPRLLMHSGIGPRQDLEALGIPVVHDLPGVGENLLDHPESVIVWETDGPIPENSAMDSDAGLFVRRDPEHAGPDLMFHFYQVPFTDNPERIGYERPAHGVSMTPNIPKPRSRGRLYLKSADPAEKPALDFRYFTDEDDYDGRTLVDGIRIAREIAKSEPLAHWLKREVCPGPDVTDDEELSAYARSVAHTVYHPAGTCRMGAPEDQLAVVDPELRIRGLEGIRIADASVFPTMPAVNPMIGVLMVGEKCVDLLGGGA from the coding sequence ATGCCCGAAGAGCAGAACACGTACGACTACGTCGTCATAGGCGGCGGCACCGCGGGTTCCGTCATCGCCTCCCGGCTCACCGAGAACCCGGACGTCACCGTCGCCGTCATCGAGGGCGGCCCGAGCGACGTCGGCCGCGACGACGTCCTGACCCTGCGGCGCTGGATGGGCCTGCTCGGCGGGGAGCTGGACTACGACTACCCGACGACCGAGCAGCCGCGCGGCAACTCGCACATCCGGCACAGCCGCGCCCGGGTCCTCGGCGGATGCTCCTCGCACAACACGCTCATCGCGTTCAAGCCGCTGCCGTCCGACTGGGACGAGTGGGAGGCGGCGGGCGCCAAGGGCTGGGGCGCGGTGCCGATGGAGGCGTACTTCCCGCGGCTGCGCAACAACATCGTGCCGGTCGACGAGAAGGACCGGAACGCCATCGCCCGCGACTTCGTCGACGCCGCGCGGTCGGCGCTCGAAGTGCCGCGCGTGGAGGGCTTCAACAAGCAGCCGTTCACCGAGGGCGTCGGCTTCTTCGACCTCGCGTACCACCCGGAGAACAACAAGCGGTCGAGCGCGTCGGTCGCCTACCTGCATCCGTTCATGGACGAGCGCCCCAACCTCCACATCCTCCTGGAGACCTGGGCGTACAGGCTGGAGCTCGACGGGACGCGCGCCCGCGGTGTGCACGTACGCACCAAGGACGGCGAGGAAGTCCTCGTCCGGGCGCGGAACGAAGTGCTGCTGTGCGCCGGTGCCGTCGACTCGCCGCGGCTGCTCATGCACTCCGGCATCGGGCCGCGCCAGGACCTCGAAGCGCTCGGCATCCCCGTCGTCCACGACCTGCCGGGCGTCGGCGAGAACCTGCTCGACCACCCCGAGTCGGTCATCGTCTGGGAGACGGACGGGCCGATCCCCGAGAACTCCGCGATGGACTCCGACGCGGGCCTGTTCGTGCGGCGCGACCCCGAACACGCCGGTCCGGACCTGATGTTCCACTTCTACCAGGTGCCCTTCACGGACAACCCGGAGCGCATCGGCTACGAACGCCCCGCGCACGGCGTCTCGATGACCCCGAACATCCCCAAGCCGCGCAGCCGCGGCCGCCTCTATCTGAAGAGCGCCGACCCGGCCGAGAAGCCCGCCCTCGACTTCCGCTACTTCACGGACGAGGACGACTACGACGGCCGCACTCTCGTCGACGGCATCAGGATCGCGCGCGAGATCGCCAAGTCCGAGCCGCTCGCGCACTGGCTCAAGCGCGAGGTCTGCCCGGGACCGGACGTCACGGACGACGAGGAGCTCAGCGCGTACGCCCGGTCGGTGGCGCACACCGTGTACCACCCGGCGGGCACCTGCCGCATGGGCGCGCCCGAGGACCAACTGGCCGTCGTCGACCCCGAGTTGCGGATCCGCGGTCTCGAAGGAATCCGGATCGCCGATGCGTCGGTCTTCCCGACGATGCCCGCCGTGAACCCGATGATCGGGGTGCTCATGGTCGGCGAGAAGTGTGTGGACCTGCTGGGAGGCGGTGCGTGA
- a CDS encoding aldehyde dehydrogenase family protein, with protein sequence MSGHQAQQTIHVGGEWRAAASGATRDILDPADAKAFAVVAEGGVPDTDAAVEAARGAFDHGEWPHTPVTERAALLRRVADLLVRDREPLGLLESRDAGKTLEEGRVDIDCVADAFRYFADLVVGEGGGRVVDAGSDDIHSVVVHEPVGVCAMITPWNYPLLQASWKVAPALAAGNTFVIKPSEITPLTTVALIELLVEAGLPEGVANIVTGPGHSVGARLAEHPDVDLVSFTGGLVSGTKVAQAAAVTVKKVALELGGKNPNVVFADACATEEGFDTAVDQALNAAFIHSGQVCSAGSRLIIEESVRERFVAELARRAERIRLGRGTEDGVECGPLVSAEQREKTESYVAAALAEGAVLRAGGARPEPSAERPATGYFYEPTVLDQCHRDMRVVREEVFGPVLTVETFRTEDEAVALANDTEYGLAGGVWTADAGRARRVAGRLRHGTVWINDFHPYLPQAEWGGFGKSGVGRELGPAGLAEYRETKHVYQNLAPKPVRWFTG encoded by the coding sequence ATGTCGGGACACCAGGCGCAGCAGACGATTCACGTGGGCGGAGAGTGGCGTGCGGCCGCCTCAGGGGCCACGCGCGACATTCTCGACCCGGCGGACGCCAAGGCGTTCGCCGTGGTCGCCGAAGGCGGCGTACCGGACACGGACGCCGCCGTCGAGGCCGCCCGGGGCGCCTTCGACCACGGAGAGTGGCCACACACGCCCGTCACCGAGCGGGCCGCGCTCCTGCGCCGCGTCGCCGACCTCCTCGTACGCGACCGCGAACCGCTCGGGCTCCTTGAGAGCCGGGACGCGGGCAAGACCCTGGAGGAGGGGCGCGTCGACATCGACTGTGTCGCCGACGCCTTCCGGTACTTCGCCGATCTCGTCGTCGGAGAGGGCGGCGGACGGGTCGTCGACGCCGGGTCGGACGACATCCACAGCGTGGTCGTGCACGAACCCGTCGGCGTCTGCGCGATGATCACGCCCTGGAACTACCCCCTGTTGCAGGCGAGTTGGAAGGTTGCCCCCGCCCTCGCCGCCGGGAACACCTTCGTCATCAAGCCGAGCGAGATCACTCCGCTGACCACGGTCGCCCTCATCGAGCTGCTGGTCGAGGCCGGACTGCCCGAGGGCGTCGCCAACATCGTCACCGGTCCCGGCCACAGCGTCGGCGCCCGGCTCGCCGAGCACCCGGACGTCGACCTCGTGTCCTTCACCGGCGGACTCGTCAGCGGTACGAAGGTCGCGCAGGCCGCCGCCGTCACCGTGAAGAAGGTCGCTCTCGAACTCGGCGGCAAGAACCCCAACGTCGTCTTCGCCGACGCCTGCGCCACGGAGGAAGGGTTCGACACCGCCGTCGACCAGGCCCTGAACGCCGCCTTCATCCACAGCGGGCAGGTGTGCTCCGCGGGCTCCCGGCTCATCATCGAGGAGTCCGTGCGCGAGCGCTTCGTCGCCGAACTGGCGCGGCGGGCCGAGCGGATCCGGCTCGGCCGCGGCACCGAGGACGGCGTCGAGTGCGGACCGCTCGTCTCCGCCGAACAGCGCGAGAAGACCGAGTCGTACGTCGCCGCGGCGCTCGCCGAGGGCGCGGTGCTGCGGGCCGGCGGCGCCCGCCCCGAGCCGTCCGCCGAGCGGCCCGCCACCGGCTACTTCTACGAGCCGACCGTCCTCGACCAGTGCCACCGCGACATGCGGGTCGTCCGGGAAGAGGTGTTCGGCCCGGTCCTGACCGTCGAGACCTTCCGTACGGAGGACGAGGCCGTCGCGCTCGCCAACGACACGGAGTACGGGCTCGCGGGCGGTGTCTGGACCGCCGACGCGGGGCGCGCCCGGCGCGTCGCCGGCCGGCTGCGGCACGGCACCGTCTGGATCAACGACTTCCACCCCTATCTCCCGCAGGCGGAGTGGGGCGGCTTCGGCAAGAGCGGTGTGGGGCGCGAACTCGGGCCCGCGGGGCTCGCCGAGTACCGCGAGACGAAGCACGTCTACCAGAACCTCGCGCCGAAGCCCGTCCGGTGGTTCACGGGCTGA
- a CDS encoding GNAT family N-acetyltransferase — MEPVTASVSAEHVTTLRRFNRYFTRRIGVLDDHYLGQDRPLGEARLLFEIGTGASLRELRTRLGLDAGYLSRMVRALEGQGLVRVSVHPTDSRLRLAELTEAGRAELAEQNRRADGLAEGLLDGLSEEQRERLTGAVTVAERLLRLAGVGVRAVDARSADARACLAGFAAELDERFPEGYAATDLVPPEQIAVLLVAYEEERAVGCGALCALDADTAEIRHLWVHPDARGLGLGRRLLTALERAAARRGHHVVRLDTHEVLKEAAAMYRTSGYVEIPAYDANAHASYWFEKVLVLPR; from the coding sequence ATGGAGCCAGTGACAGCGTCAGTGTCCGCGGAGCACGTGACCACCCTGCGCCGCTTCAACCGCTACTTCACCCGCCGGATCGGTGTGCTCGACGATCACTACCTCGGGCAGGACCGGCCGCTCGGCGAGGCGCGCCTGCTGTTCGAGATCGGGACCGGCGCGTCGCTGAGGGAGCTGAGGACCCGACTCGGCCTGGACGCCGGGTACCTGAGCCGGATGGTGCGCGCGCTGGAGGGCCAGGGGCTCGTCCGGGTCAGCGTGCACCCGACGGACAGCCGGCTGCGCCTCGCGGAGCTCACGGAGGCCGGGCGGGCGGAGCTGGCGGAGCAGAACCGGCGGGCCGACGGACTCGCCGAGGGCCTGCTCGACGGGCTGAGCGAGGAGCAGCGGGAGCGGCTGACGGGGGCCGTCACCGTGGCCGAGCGGCTGCTGCGGCTGGCGGGGGTCGGTGTCAGGGCCGTCGACGCCCGGTCGGCCGACGCGCGGGCCTGTCTGGCCGGTTTCGCCGCCGAACTCGACGAGCGGTTCCCCGAGGGGTACGCCGCCACGGATCTCGTACCGCCGGAACAGATCGCCGTCCTCCTCGTCGCGTACGAGGAGGAGCGTGCCGTCGGCTGCGGAGCGCTGTGCGCGCTCGACGCCGACACGGCCGAGATCCGGCATCTCTGGGTACACCCCGACGCGCGCGGACTCGGCCTCGGGCGGCGGCTGTTGACCGCACTGGAACGTGCGGCCGCCCGGCGCGGGCATCACGTCGTACGCCTCGACACGCACGAGGTCCTCAAGGAGGCCGCAGCGATGTACCGCACGAGCGGGTACGTCGAGATCCCGGCGTACGACGCGAACGCGCACGCCAGTTACTGGTTCGAGAAGGTCCTGGTCCTGCCCCGCTGA